A genomic region of Bubalus kerabau isolate K-KA32 ecotype Philippines breed swamp buffalo chromosome 10, PCC_UOA_SB_1v2, whole genome shotgun sequence contains the following coding sequences:
- the VRTN gene encoding vertnin, which translates to MTSREQLVQHVLQELQEAVESEGLEGLVGAALEAKQVLSSFALPTRRGGGPGPQVLEVDSVALSLYPEDAPRNMLPLVCQGEGSLLFEAASLLLWGDAGLSLELRARTVVEMLLHRHYYLQGMIDSKVMLQAVRYSLRSEESPEMTSLPSATLEAIFDADVKATCFPSSFSNVWHLYALASVIQRNIYSIYPLRNLKIRPYFNRVIRPRRCDHTPATLHIMWAGQPLSGHLFRHQYFAPVVGLEEVEAESAHPGPAPLPPPAKTLELLNREPGLSYSHLGEHSSVTKSTFYRWRRQSQEHRQKVATRFSAKHFLQDSFHRGGVVPLQQFLQRFPEISRSTYYAWKHELVGSGACRALTPTEELTKLPERQVAEGLGCSSMAASSPGVVFMQRAKLYLEHCIALNMLVPYRCFKRRFPGISRSTYYNWRRKALRRNPSFKPVPALLESGPPQPVPVGEKALLPWKSGEVGEEAAKATGGGPPAPRAFLPLRVPLSRWQRRLRRAARKQVLGGHLPFCRFRLRYPSLSPSSFWVWKSLARSWPGSLSKLHIPAPTLGRGSRKEAEEKEAGRNVIAAVGPPAGTRPVAASPGEDPRKATGGPSREGALQEGPTAQGRPPSGSLSSHPVVTAAAAGGRDGQVLVMDMLATTKFKAQAKLFLQKRFQSKSFPSYKEFSTLFPLTARSTYYMWKRALYDGLTLVDG; encoded by the coding sequence ATGACCTCTCGGGAGCAGCTGGTGCAGCACGtgctgcaggagctgcaggaggcgGTGGAGTCAGAGGGCCTGGAGGGTCTCGTCGGTGCCGCTCTGGAGGCCAAGCAGGTCCTGTCCTCCTTCGCTCTCCCCACCCGCCGTGGGGGGGGCCCCGGCCCCCAGGTGCTGGAGGTGGACTCAGTGGCCCTGAGCCTGTATCCGGAGGATGCGCCCCGAAACATGCTGCCGCTGGTGTGCCAGGGCGAGGGCAGCCTGCTCTTCGAGGCGGCCAGCCTGTTGCTGTGGGGTGACGCGGGCCTCAGCCTGGAGCTGCGGGCGCGCACGGTGGTGGAGATGCTGCTCCACCGCCACTACTACCTCCAGGGCATGATCGACTCCAAGGTGATGCTGCAGGCGGTGCGCTACTCCTTGCGCTCCGAGGAGTCCCCGGAGATGACCAGCCTGCCGTCCGCCACGCTCGAGGCCATCTTCGACGCGGACGTCAAGGCCACCTGCTTTCCCAGCAGCTTCTCCAACGTGTGGCACTTGTACGCCCTCGCCTCGGTGATCCAGCGCAACATCTACTCCATCTACCCGCTGCGCAACCTCAAGATCCGGCCGTACTTTAACCGTGTCATCCGCCCGCGCCGCTGCGACCACACGCCTGCCACGCTGCACATCATGTGGGCTGGCCAGCCGCTCAGTGGCCACCTCTTCCGCCACCAGTACTTTGCACCCgtggtggggctggaggaggtgGAGGCCGAGAGCGCCCACCCCGGCCCGGCTCCGCTGCCCCCGCCCGCCAAGACCTTGGAGCTGCTCAACCGCGAGCCTGGCCTCAGCTACTCGCACCTGGGAGAGCACTCCAGCGTCACTAAGAGCACCTTCTACCGCTGGCGGCGGCAGTCCCAGGAGCACCGGCAGAAGGTGGCCACTCGCTTCTCGGCCAAGCACTTCCTGCAGGACAGCTTCCACCGCGGGGGCGTCGTGCCGCTGCAGCAATTCCTGCAGAGGTTCCCCGAGATCTCCCGCTCCACCTATTACGCCTGGAAGCACGAGCTCGTGGGTTCTGGGGCCTGCCGGGCCCTGACCCCCACGGAGGAGCTGACGAAGCTGCCGGAGCGACAGGTTGCCGAGGGGCTGGGATGCTCCTCGATGGCCGCGTCCAGCCCTGGCGTGGTCTTCATGCAGCGGGCCAAATTGTACCTGGAGCACTGCATTGCCCTGAATATGCTGGTACCCTACCGCTGCTTCAAACGCCGCTTCCCGGGCATTTCCCGGTCCACCTACTACAACTGGCGCCGAAAAGCTCTCCGAAGGAACCCCAGCTTCAAGCCAGTGCCGGCCCTCTTGGAATCTGGGCCTCCCCAGCCAGTGCCGGTGGGCGAAAAGGCCTTGCTCCCTTGGAAGAGTGGTGAGGTCGGAGAGGAGGCAGCGAAAGCCACGGGTGGGGGCCCACCCGCCCCGCGGGCGTTCCTGCCCCTGAGGGTGCCGTTGTCCCGCTGGCAGAGGCGCCTGCGCAGAGCGGCCCGCAAGCAGGTGCTTGGTGGGCACCTCCCTTTCTGTCGCTTCCGTCTCCGCTACCCGAGCTTGTCGCCTTCCTCCTTTTGGGTCTGGAAGAGTCTGGCCCGAAGCTGGCCTGGAAGCCTGTCCAAGCTCCATATCCCGGCCCCCACCTTGGGCAGAGGGAgcaggaaggaagcagaggagaAAGAAGCTGGCAGGAATGTGATAGCTGCCGTGGGCCCCCCTGCAGGGACCCGGCCAGTGGCAGCTTCTCCAGGGGAGGATCCAAGGAAGGCCACAGGAGGGCCTTCCAGAGAGGGGGCCCTGCAAGAGGGGCCCACGGCCCAGGGTCGGCCCCCCAGTGGGTCCCTGTCCAGTCACCCTGTGGTGACAGCAGCCGCCGCAGGGGGCCGGGATGGCCAGGTGCTGGTGATGGACATGCTGGCCACCACGAAGTTCAAGGCCCAGGCCAAGCTGTTCCTGCAGAAGCGCTTCCAGTCCAAGAGCTTCCCCTCCTACAAGGAATTCAGCACCCTCTTCCCCCTCACCGCCCGCTCTACCTACTACATGTGGAAACGCGCCCTCTACGATGGTCTCACTCTGGTGGACGGCTGA